The genomic interval CGGCCGGTCCCGACTCGATCCGGCCGCCGAAGACGCGGACGCGCTCGGCGAGCCCCGCGAGCCCGCGCCCCGATCCCACCCCGGAGACCGGCGCGGGAGCGCCGGGCACTCGGCCGTGGTCGCGCACCGTCACCTCGGTGCCGAGCGGTCCGCGGGAGACGTTCACCTCGGCGCGGGCGCCGATCCCCGCATGCCTGAGCACGTTCGTGAGCCCCTCCTGCACGATGCGGTACACCGCGAGATCCTGGCCGCGGTCCCCCGCATCGGCTCCGCGGACGCGCAGTTCCGCGTCGAGCCCCGCCTCGACGAAGCCCTCGATGAGCGCCGGGAGCTCATCGACGCCGGGCTGCGGCACGAGCGCCGCTTCGTCGTCGGGGGCGTGCAGCGCGCCGAGCAGCCGCCGCATCTCCGCGAGCGCGGTCCGGCCGGTCTCGGCACTGCGGCGCATCGCGTCCGCCGCCGCCTCCGGCGCCTGATCGGCCGCGCGCGCCGCGCCCTCCGAGAGCGCGATCATGACGGACACCGAGTGCGCGACGACATCGTGCATTTCCCGCGCGATGCGCGATCGCTCCTCCGCGACGGCGAGCTGGGCGAGCTGATCGCGTTCGCGCGCGAGCTGGTGGGCGCGGTCGATGATCGCGGCGAGATAGCGCCGGCGGTTGCCGAGGTTGATCCCGAGCATGACGATCGCGAGATACCAGATGGCGGTCATCGTCGTGAGCGCGATGAGGTCCCCGGTTCCCGAGGCGCGCGCGTCACTCGCGAAGAGGCCGGAGGGCGATCCGGCGAAGGTGCCGGAGGCGACACCCGCGTACGCCAGCGCCGCGCCGAGCACCGCGATCGCGTATCCGGCCCAGGCCGCGGGCACGCTCCGGTAGACGGGCACCGCGTAGAGCATGAACATGAGCGCCACGCCCGTGGCGAGCGACACCGCGTCGTTCGCCCAGAAGCAGACGGCGACGGTGACCACGAGGCCGATGAGCGGAAATCTGCGACGGAGGAGGAGCGCGGCGCCGACGGCCGCGAGTCCGAGAATCGCGAACGGCCACCACGGCCAGGCGAGGTACGCGGGGAGGGCGATCCACCCGTCAGGGTCGACGGCGCCGCCCGTCGTGATCCTGCGGCCCGCGGCGCCGGCGGCGTCGAGGAGCATGCCGCAGAGCACGCCGAAGGCGTAGCAGGCGACGATGCTCACATCGACCGCACGCGGGTGCGCGGCGAACGCCCGCCGGATGACGCCGGGAGGCCTCGGCAGTCGCACCTCCGCCGTCACGGGCGGGGCCTGGGGGAACGGCGCTCCCCCGGCTCGATCGATCCCGCTCATCCCCTCACCCTAGCCGCACGCGGCGCGCCCGCGGGGACCGGGATCCCCGCGGCCGCGCCGCCCGGAGCACCGTTCAGCGCGCGTCCCGGCGCTGGAATGCGATCCCGGCGGGGATGAGCGCCGCGGCGGCCCAGACGGCCATCGCGAGGAGGGCGATGCCGAAGGACGGATCCACGGCACCGGTGCCCACCGCGAGCGACGAGCCGAGCGACGCCGGCAGGTACGCGGAGACGACGGAGACCCACTCCCACCCCGTGAAGCCGAGCATCTGGAAGGCGATCGGCAGCACGAAGGTGATGCCGGCGATCACCGCGATGCCGCCCGCCGTCGAGCGCAGCAGCGCCGCGATCCCGAATGCCAGGAGCGCGATGAGCACGAGATAGGCGACCGTCCCGAGCGCGCCCGTGAGCACCGGGAGACTCGCGAGTTCCCCCGCGGCGGCCGGCAGGAATGCGATGGCGCAGACGAGGCCGCCGAGCACGAGCACGAGCGCGGTCACCGCGGTGAGGGCCGCTGTGACGATGGCCTTCGCGAGGAAGACGGGGCGGCGCGTCGGCACCGCCGCGAGCGAGGAGAGGATCATGCCGCTCGAGTACTCGCTCGTGATCGCGAAGACCCCGAGCACGCCGATCACGAGCGCGAGGAACGGGCTCGCGAAGGTCGACACGGTGAGGAGGTAGCTCTGCAGCGCCGCCGGGCCGTCGATCTCGACGACCTCGAGCTTCCAGATGAGCGCCATCATCGCGCTGAGCGCGAGACCGGCCAGCACGGTGCACAGCAGGGTGATCCTGATGCTGCGCAGCGACAGGAGTTTGATCCGCTCGGAGCGGAGCACGCCGCCGAAGCTGAGACGGTGCGCGGGGCCCGTCGCCGGTCGGCGACGCGGTCCGGCGGCGGCGGGCTCGGGCGCTCGGCTGCCGTCGATGAGGAGCGTGGTGGTCATGCCGGGATCCTTTCGGCGGCGGGAGCCGCATCGGCCGCGGGCGCGGGATCGACGTACTCGACCGCGTCGCGGGTGAGGGCGAGATAGGCGTCCTCGAGCGAGGAGGCGATGGGCGCGAGCTCGTGCAGCTCGATGCCGGCGCCGGCGGCCGCGCGGCCGATCTGCGCCGCCGAGCTGCCGTGCACGACGAAGCGTTCCTCGTCCACCGCTTCGAGCGACCGTCCGTCGACGCCCTCCGCCATGAGGAGGGCCGCCAGCCGCGCGGCGTCGGGGCTCGCCACGACGACGCGCGGCTCGCCGCGGACCAGCTCCGCGATCGGCGCGTCGGCGATCACCCGGCCGCGGCCGAGCACGATGACGTGGTCGGCCGTGAGCGACATCTCGCTCATGAGGTGGCTGGAGAGCAGGACCGTCCGCCCTTCCGCGGCGAGGTGGCGCAGCAGCTGCCGCACCCAGAGCACTCCGTCGGGATCGAGACCGTTCACCGGCTCGTCGAGGATCAGGACTTCGGGGTCGCCGAGGAGGGCGGCCGCGATGCCGAGCCGCTGCCCCATGCCGAGGGAGAAGCCGCCGACGCGGCGGCGCGCCACCCCGGCGAGCCCCGTCCGCTCGAGCACCTCGTCGACGCGGCGATCGGGGATGCCGTGGGTGGCCGCGAGCGCGCGAAGGTGGCTGCGGGCGCTGCGGCCCGGGTGCACGCCCTTCGCGTCGAGCAGCGCCCCGAGCTCGGAGAGCGGCGCCGCGGCGTCGGCGTAGCGATGACCGTGCACCGTGACGGTGCCGCTCGTCGGGCGGTCCAAGCCGACGATCATGCGCATCGTGGTCGACTTCCCAGCGCCGTTCGGGCCGAGGAAGCCCGTCACGGCGCCGGGCCGGATGGTGAATGTCGCGTCATCGACGGCGGTGCGCGCGCCGTAGCGCTTCGTGAGGCCGCGTGCCTCGATCATGGGAATCTCCTCGCGTCGGGGTGCGCCGGGATCGGCGATATGCGCCGGGGATCGGCGATGCCTCCACGCTACGAGGGGAGCGCGGGCGGGCGCATCGCCCCGAAGTCCCCGATCGGGTAGTACCCCGGTACTACCCGCGCCGCCGCAGGCGCACCTCCCGATCCGGGTCGCCCCGGTTCCGGGTTTCCGGATCCGGGGTCCTCCGGCCCGCAACGCCCGATCCGGGTCGCTTCGGTTCCACGCTTCCCGATCCGGGTCGCCCCGACACGGTGCCCTTCCCGGACAACCTGCCGCAGTGACCCGAAATCATTCGCTTCCTCGGCTGCTCCAGGTATTTCGGCACGCATCTCCCGATCCGGGTCGCTTCGGTTCCACGCTTCCCGATCCGGGTCGCTTCGGCACGGTGATCTTCCCGCGAACCCTGCCGCAGTGACCCGAATCATTCGCCCTCCGGACTGCTCCAGGTTCTCCCGCCTGCACCACCCGATCCGGGTCGCTCCAGCACGGTGCTCTTCCCGCGAACCCTGCCGTCGTAACCCGGATCGTCCGCTTCCTCGGGAACGGTCTCCTCGCTCTTCTTTTCATCCGATCCAAGACGATCGGGGTCCACTCCCCTGCGTCGGCCTCGGTCACCCGGATCCACTCCACTGAGCCCGGGGTTCCTCAGACACTTCACTCGGATCCGGGTCGCCCGGGCAGGGTGACGCTGTCGCGCACCCTGCCCGGGCGACCCGGATCCGAGCTGCATGACCGCGGGCGAGAACCCGAGCAAGTGCAAGGGCGCAAGCAGGAACACAAGCACGAGCACCCTCGAGAAGACGAGCACCCTCAAGAGCAAGAGCAAGAGCAAGAGCAAGAGCAAGAGTCTGGATCTGGATCTGGATCTGGATCTGGATCTGGACCTCGATCGGGTCCTGGATCGGAATCTGGACCAGGACCAGGACCAGGATCTGGGCCACAGGCCGGGTCGACGCGCGGTCGCACCACGGCGAGCACGCGCCGACGTCGAGACAGGACTGCGTTCCGAGGCGGCCGGCCGGTGCTACGACTTCGCGAGGTTCTCGAGGTGCCCGGCGTCGCGCTCCCGCTGGATCTCCCGCGCGAGCAGCGGCGCGTCCGCGAGCTCGGGATCGCGCTCCAGCAGGGTCGCGGCGAGCTCGCGGCTGCGCACGATGAGTTCGCCGTGCTCCGTGACGCGGAGCAGCCGCAGCGTGGAACGCCCGCCGGACTGCGCGGTGCCGAGGATGTCGCCCTCACGCCGATGCTCGAGGTCGATCTCGGCGAGCGCGAAGCCGTCGCCGGTCGCGGCGACCGCTTCGATGCGCTCGCGGGCGACCGTGCCCTCGGCGGCTCGGGTGACGAGGAGGCAGAGCCCCGCGTGGTCGCCACGACCCACCCGGCCGCGCAGCTGGTGTAGCTGCGAGATGCCGAAGCGATCGGCGTCGCGCACGATCATGATCGAGGCGTTGGGCACGTTGACGCCCACCTCGATGACGGTGGTCGCGACGAGGATCTGGATCGAACCCTCCGCGAAGTCCCGCATGATGCGGTCCTTCTCCGCGGAGGGCAGATCGCCGCTGAGGCCCTCGATGCGGAACCCGGCGAAGGGCTTCCACGCGCGCAGCTGCGTCACCGTGTCCACGACGTTCGCGAGCGGCCGCTCCGACTCCTCGGGACCGGCGTCCGCCGCATCATCGGGGAGCTCGTCGGCGTCCTCCCGCTTCCCGCCGCCCGCGTCGTCGGCGATCGCCGGGCAGACCACGTAGACCTGGCGTCCGGCCGCGATGTCCTCCCCCGCGCGCCGCCAGACGCGCGCCGCCATGCCGGGGTTCTCGAGCTCGGGGACCGCGAAGGTCTCGATGCCTCGGCGCCCGGGAGGCAGTTCTCGGATCGTCGAGACCTCGAGATCGCCGAACGCGGTGAGCGCGACCGTCCGCGGGATCGGTGTCGCCGTCATCGCGAGCACGTGCGGTTGCGCGCCCTTGCGTCGCAGCGCCTCCCGCTGGTCGACGCCGAAGCGGTGCTGTTCGTCGACGACGACGAGCCCGAGGTCGGCGAATGCGACGGCATCGGCGATGAGCGCGTGCGTGCCGACGGCGACGAGCGATTTGCCCGAGGCGAGTGCCAGGAGCGCGCGCTTGCGCTGGGCCGCCGGCATCTTCCCGGTGAGGAGGATCGGGTGGATCTCGGCCTCGAGCTCCGCACCGAGCGTCGCGACGATGGAGCGGTAATGCTGCGCGGCGAGCACCTCGGTCGGGGCGAGCAGCGCGCTCTGCCCGCCACTCCCCGCCACCTGGAGCATCGCGCGCAGTGCGACCAGGGTCTTGCCGGAGCCGACCTCGCCCTGCAGGAGCCGGTGCATGGGGTGGGGCGCCGCCAGCTCGCCCGCGATCGTCTCGCCCGCGCGCCGCTGGTCTCCGGTCAAGGCGAAGGGCAGCGCTGCGTCGAAACGCGCGAGCGGCGCCGACGCGCGCGGTCTCGGAGTGCTCCGCGCGAGGCCGGCTCGGCGCCGGCGGTCCAGAAGCGCGAGTTGCAGCTCGAAGGCCTCGCGGAATCGGAGGCTGTGCTGCGCACCCCGCCAGTCCGCCGCCCGCTCGGGCCGGTGGATGAGCTCGAGCGCCGGCCCGAGCGCCATGACACCCTCGGACTCCCGGATGTCGCGCGGCAGCGGATCCTCCACCGGCTCGAGTGCTTCGAGCACGACCTCGACGGCCTTCGCGATGACCCAGCTCGGCACCGCCGAGGCGGCCGGATAGATGGGGATCGGGCGCTCTGAGAACGCGAGCGCGGCGGCCTGCTTGAGCTCCATCGAGTGCTGCAGCGAGATGCCCGTTGCGGCCGAGGCGCCGTCGCCCGGCGCGACGGCCTCGTCCCCACCCGGATCGGCCTCGGTGGGACCCGCGGCGGCCGAGGGTCCTGCTTCATCGGTGAAGAGCTGGTAGTCGGGGTGCTGCAACTGGAGCGCTCCGCGGTACTCCTTCACCTTGCCGGCGAAGATCCCCTGTCTGCCGGGCAGCAGCTCCCGTGAGCGCCACTGCTGATTGAAGAAGGTCAGCTGCAGCGATCCCACGCCGTCGGTGACGCGCACCTCGAGCAGCGAGCCGCCGCGGCGCTGCATGCGGCGCTCGCGCACGTCGATCACCTGGGCGACGACCGACACGTGCTCGCCGACGGGCAGGCTCGTGAGCGGCGTGAGCTCCCCCCGGTTCGAGTAGCGTCGGGGGAAGTGCCAGAGCAGCTCGCGCACCGTGCGGATCTCGAAGGCCCGCGCGAGCGCCTTCGCCGTGCGATCGCCCACGACTCCCGCGAGATCGCTGTCGAGACCGGCCCTGCTCATGCTTCCAGCGTATCGGGGGCGTCCGACGCCTCGGGAGCGCGCTACGCTCGATGCGTGACACGAATCATCGCCGGAGCCGCCGGCTCCCTCAGGCTCGAGGTGCCCCGCTCGGGGACGCGCCCGACGAGCGAACGGGTGCGGGAAGCCGTCTTCTCGACCCTCGGTTCGTGGGAGCTCGTCTCGGGGACCCGGGTGCTCGATCTGTACGCGGGATCCGGGGCGCTCGGGCTCGAGGCCGTGAGCCGCGGAGCCGCTTCGGCGACGCTCGTCGAGCGCCACGCGCAGGCCGCCCAGGTCGCCGCGCGAAACGCGCGCACGGTGCTCGCCGCCTGCGGCCGCAGCGCCTCCGATGGGAATCAGCCGACCGCCGAGGTCGCCCGCCAGTCCGTGCAGGCGTTCCTCGACGCGCAGCTCGCGCGGGATCCGAGCCCCCGATGGGACGTGGCCCTCCTCGATCCGCCCTACGACCTCGGCGAGGCGGAGCTCGCGGCGAATCTCGCGGCGCTCGTCCCGCTCCTCGATCCGGATGCCGTGGTGCTCGTCGAGCGCAGCACGCGCAGCCCCGAACCCGTGTGGCCGGATGGCCTCGCCCCGCTCCGCGAGAAGCGCTACGGCGAGACCGCGCTCTGGTGGGCGGAAATCGCTCGGTAGGCGACGCGCAGCGTCGCGCGATTTCCGCCGCCGACTGGCGGATCGCTCGGTAGGCGACGCGCAGCGTCGCGCGATTTCCGCCGCCGACAGGCGGATCGCTCGGTAGGCGACGCGCAGCGTCGCGCGATTTCCGCCGCCGATGCCGAGACGGCGCGGCGACGCAGCGCGAGGCGATCCGGGATCGCCCCGCGCTGCGTCGGGGAGAGGAACGCGCGGGTGCGGCGCCGCCACGGACGGCACCGCACCCGCGCCCGCCGATCACTCGCGGATCGTCCGGCTCCTGCGGAAGAGGAGCAGCGCGACCCCGAGGAGCAGTGCCCCTCCGGCCAGCAGCCCGATGCTGCCGACGCCCGATCCACCCGTCACGGCCAGGGCCGATCCCGGGGTCGTGTCCGTCCGCTTCGGCGGCACCGGAGGCGCATCGGTGAAGGTGTTCACCGCGCTGATCGAGATCACCTGCAGCTCGTCGGGCGTTCCCGCGGTCACCGTCGCGCCGTTCTCGAAGGAGTCGTGATCGATCGAGACCTCGGCGGCGCCTCCGTCGTCGGTCTCCTCGCCGAAGCACCGCGTCCCGAGCGGCAGCGCACGGGGCTCGCCGTCCTCGCCCACGAGGTACTTCGTCTGGCCGCCGCGCAGCAGCACCTTCCCGGAGTAGACCGTCGCACGGGTCGCCCCGCCCGCGGCATCCTCCTCGTCGACCTGGCAGGTCACCAGGATCTCGAACACCCTGTCCTGCACCGCGGCCACCGCGGCGTCGTCTCCCGCGAGCGTCTTCGAGACCTCGACGGATCCGGCGCTGTAGAAGTTCGTGAGCGAGGCCGTGACGACCTCGGAGGTCCCCGACTCCGGGAAGTACGGGATGATGACGGTCACGGGGTCGGGGAGCGCATCCGCATGGCCTCCGTCGACCTCGGTGACCGTGCATTCGGCATTCGCCGGGATCGGTCCGAGCTCCCCGGAGTCCACGACGGTACGGCCTGCGACCTCCAGGGAGACCGTGGTCTCGAAGACCGTGCGCTCGTCGAGCGTGCAGACGACGTCGAAGACGAGCTCATCCTGCAACGCGAACGCCTGGACGCCCGCGCCGCTCAGGCGCTTCGAGATGATGAGCCCTCCCGTGACCGTCGTGAGCGTGTTGGTCACCGTGACCGTGACGGCCTCATCGCGACCGATCGTGACGGTGTCGGTCGAGAGCTGCGCACCCGTCCAGGCGGCGCCGTCGACCGGGGCGGGGGTGCGCTCGCTGAGCGTCAGCACGGCCCCGACCGGAAGCAGCGGCGAATCGACGGTCTCGCCGCTCGCCGGGAGCTCGAGCGTTCCTGATCCGGCGGCGAAGCCGGGGCCCGCGGGATACGCGTAGTCCAGGAGGAACTCGGCGTCGTCCGCCAGCGAGGCCGCGGCATCGCCCGCGACGACCTTCTGGGCGCTGAAGCTGCCGCGCGCGAGCGACGCCTCGTTGTGCAGCGTGATCGCGGTCGTCGTCGCGCCGGCGATCGGGAAGTCGTTCTGCGACAGGACGGGGGCCGCCCAGTCGAGGTTGCCCGGCTCGGTGGGCAGGATCTCCTCGATGTGCACGACGGAGCCCGTCGGGTACTCGTCGCTCGTCCACGTCTCGCCCTCGCGCACGGAGAACGTTCCGGCGAGCTCGGCGTCCTCCGGAGTCGTCACGGTGAAGGTGCCGCCGAAATCGATCCCGTCGACCGCGTCCTCCTCCCACGCCACCTCCTTGGTGATGGAGAAGCGTCCGACCTGGTCGCCGCTGCCCGTGCCGCCGCCGCCCTGTCGCACGACCTCGCTGGAGACGAAGCCGTCGTTGCCGTCGATGGTCACGGTGGCGGCGTTCGTGTAGGTGCCGGCGGCTCCGGCATCCGTGACGCGAGACACGTACTGGATCGCGTAGTAGTACCCGGCCTCGGCCGTCCACGAGACCGTGTCGCCGTCGACCGTGTAGGCGTCCCGCGGCACGGGCAGCCAGTTGCCCGGCTGTTGCACGTTGCCGCTCGTCACCACCAGCTCATCGGTGTGGATGAGCTTCGGGTAGGTCTCGCCCTGGAAGGAGGTGAGGAGTTCCTGGTTCGGTCCGAGCTCGTCGTCGACGGACATGGACTCGCCGCCGACGGCGCCGTCCTTGCCGCTCTCGACGCGGACGGTCCAGAGGATCGTATCCGTCTCGCGATCGTAATCGCCCGTCTTGTTGCTCGGGCGCCCCTCGAACTCGCAGACGGGGGTGCAGGTGCCCTGCGGCGGGGTGACGACGACGGTGACCTCGCGGCCGTCGATCACGTAGGTGGTGATCGTGTCCTCGGTGACCTGGGTGCGGATGTTCGCCCAGAAGTTGAAGGTGCCCGAGAGATTCCGGGGATGCGCCGCGAGGTACGCGTCATCGAAGTCGCAGACGATCTGCGTGGCCGTCACCGTGCACTGCCCCATCGGCGCGCCCTGGGGATCGAGCAGGGGGAAGTCGTCGCTCAGCCCCTGGAGCTCCGCGGGCAGCTCGACGGCGAATCCCGCGGGCGTCGCCGGATTGTCGGGCAGCGACCACGTGCCCTGCAGCTCCGCGTCGGAACCGCTCGCGACCTCGGTACTGGTGAACTCGATGGAGGTGACGGTCGCCTCCGTCTGCCAGGGCGGGGCCGCCTGCGCGGCGGGGGCGCCGGCGCCGAACGCGAGCAGCGCGACCAGCGCCGCGCTCGCCCACCGCCAGGCGCCAGCGGCGCGGGAGTGTCTCTGAGTCATCGTTTCCCTTGTCTGTCGAGGTGACGCGTGATGCGGCTGCGAACGGCTGGCCGTGCCCGCGATATCGCAGCTCACTCACTAAAGAGCGGACCCGGCCCGCGACGTTACAGCTGGGACCGAAGTTTTTCTCGGCGGGCTCATTCCCCGGAGGAGTCGGGCGGGCGCAGCACCCAGAAGGGCGTGGTGTCGTCTCCGGGTTCCGTCCGGGGAGACCCGCGGTCCGCGGCGGCCCCGGGGATGGTCGGGATCGCCTCGGCTCCCGCCCGTCCGGGAACCGACGCGGCTTCGGGCGGAGGCTCGCTCGTCTCCGGCTCGGGCTCGACCTTCGCCAGGGCCGCGCTCGGGGCCGGCTGAGGCCCCGGCGGGCCGCCGTCACCGCCCGGCAGCGCCGCGATCCCGAGCGCCAGCAGAGCGGTTCCGGCCGCGAGGCACAGCCACGCGGCGGCGGGTGGGGCTCCCGTCGCGGGGATGCCGCCGGTGGCGGCC from Leucobacter allii carries:
- a CDS encoding ABC transporter ATP-binding protein; the protein is MIEARGLTKRYGARTAVDDATFTIRPGAVTGFLGPNGAGKSTTMRMIVGLDRPTSGTVTVHGHRYADAAAPLSELGALLDAKGVHPGRSARSHLRALAATHGIPDRRVDEVLERTGLAGVARRRVGGFSLGMGQRLGIAAALLGDPEVLILDEPVNGLDPDGVLWVRQLLRHLAAEGRTVLLSSHLMSEMSLTADHVIVLGRGRVIADAPIAELVRGEPRVVVASPDAARLAALLMAEGVDGRSLEAVDEERFVVHGSSAAQIGRAAAGAGIELHELAPIASSLEDAYLALTRDAVEYVDPAPAADAAPAAERIPA
- a CDS encoding sensor histidine kinase translates to MSGIDRAGGAPFPQAPPVTAEVRLPRPPGVIRRAFAAHPRAVDVSIVACYAFGVLCGMLLDAAGAAGRRITTGGAVDPDGWIALPAYLAWPWWPFAILGLAAVGAALLLRRRFPLIGLVVTVAVCFWANDAVSLATGVALMFMLYAVPVYRSVPAAWAGYAIAVLGAALAYAGVASGTFAGSPSGLFASDARASGTGDLIALTTMTAIWYLAIVMLGINLGNRRRYLAAIIDRAHQLARERDQLAQLAVAEERSRIAREMHDVVAHSVSVMIALSEGAARAADQAPEAAADAMRRSAETGRTALAEMRRLLGALHAPDDEAALVPQPGVDELPALIEGFVEAGLDAELRVRGADAGDRGQDLAVYRIVQEGLTNVLRHAGIGARAEVNVSRGPLGTEVTVRDHGRVPGAPAPVSGVGSGRGLAGLAERVRVFGGRIESGPADGGWRLWAELPTDASARDRAGNTGGGTVNREIGAVAGDLAIRMDEDDGGRRAR
- a CDS encoding DUF5979 domain-containing protein; protein product: MTQRHSRAAGAWRWASAALVALLAFGAGAPAAQAAPPWQTEATVTSIEFTSTEVASGSDAELQGTWSLPDNPATPAGFAVELPAELQGLSDDFPLLDPQGAPMGQCTVTATQIVCDFDDAYLAAHPRNLSGTFNFWANIRTQVTEDTITTYVIDGREVTVVVTPPQGTCTPVCEFEGRPSNKTGDYDRETDTILWTVRVESGKDGAVGGESMSVDDELGPNQELLTSFQGETYPKLIHTDELVVTSGNVQQPGNWLPVPRDAYTVDGDTVSWTAEAGYYYAIQYVSRVTDAGAAGTYTNAATVTIDGNDGFVSSEVVRQGGGGTGSGDQVGRFSITKEVAWEEDAVDGIDFGGTFTVTTPEDAELAGTFSVREGETWTSDEYPTGSVVHIEEILPTEPGNLDWAAPVLSQNDFPIAGATTTAITLHNEASLARGSFSAQKVVAGDAAASLADDAEFLLDYAYPAGPGFAAGSGTLELPASGETVDSPLLPVGAVLTLSERTPAPVDGAAWTGAQLSTDTVTIGRDEAVTVTVTNTLTTVTGGLIISKRLSGAGVQAFALQDELVFDVVCTLDERTVFETTVSLEVAGRTVVDSGELGPIPANAECTVTEVDGGHADALPDPVTVIIPYFPESGTSEVVTASLTNFYSAGSVEVSKTLAGDDAAVAAVQDRVFEILVTCQVDEEDAAGGATRATVYSGKVLLRGGQTKYLVGEDGEPRALPLGTRCFGEETDDGGAAEVSIDHDSFENGATVTAGTPDELQVISISAVNTFTDAPPVPPKRTDTTPGSALAVTGGSGVGSIGLLAGGALLLGVALLLFRRSRTIRE
- the rsmD gene encoding 16S rRNA (guanine(966)-N(2))-methyltransferase RsmD, giving the protein MTRIIAGAAGSLRLEVPRSGTRPTSERVREAVFSTLGSWELVSGTRVLDLYAGSGALGLEAVSRGAASATLVERHAQAAQVAARNARTVLAACGRSASDGNQPTAEVARQSVQAFLDAQLARDPSPRWDVALLDPPYDLGEAELAANLAALVPLLDPDAVVLVERSTRSPEPVWPDGLAPLREKRYGETALWWAEIAR
- a CDS encoding ATP-dependent DNA helicase RecG, whose protein sequence is MSRAGLDSDLAGVVGDRTAKALARAFEIRTVRELLWHFPRRYSNRGELTPLTSLPVGEHVSVVAQVIDVRERRMQRRGGSLLEVRVTDGVGSLQLTFFNQQWRSRELLPGRQGIFAGKVKEYRGALQLQHPDYQLFTDEAGPSAAAGPTEADPGGDEAVAPGDGASAATGISLQHSMELKQAAALAFSERPIPIYPAASAVPSWVIAKAVEVVLEALEPVEDPLPRDIRESEGVMALGPALELIHRPERAADWRGAQHSLRFREAFELQLALLDRRRRAGLARSTPRPRASAPLARFDAALPFALTGDQRRAGETIAGELAAPHPMHRLLQGEVGSGKTLVALRAMLQVAGSGGQSALLAPTEVLAAQHYRSIVATLGAELEAEIHPILLTGKMPAAQRKRALLALASGKSLVAVGTHALIADAVAFADLGLVVVDEQHRFGVDQREALRRKGAQPHVLAMTATPIPRTVALTAFGDLEVSTIRELPPGRRGIETFAVPELENPGMAARVWRRAGEDIAAGRQVYVVCPAIADDAGGGKREDADELPDDAADAGPEESERPLANVVDTVTQLRAWKPFAGFRIEGLSGDLPSAEKDRIMRDFAEGSIQILVATTVIEVGVNVPNASIMIVRDADRFGISQLHQLRGRVGRGDHAGLCLLVTRAAEGTVARERIEAVAATGDGFALAEIDLEHRREGDILGTAQSGGRSTLRLLRVTEHGELIVRSRELAATLLERDPELADAPLLAREIQRERDAGHLENLAKS
- a CDS encoding ABC transporter permease → MTTTLLIDGSRAPEPAAAGPRRRPATGPAHRLSFGGVLRSERIKLLSLRSIRITLLCTVLAGLALSAMMALIWKLEVVEIDGPAALQSYLLTVSTFASPFLALVIGVLGVFAITSEYSSGMILSSLAAVPTRRPVFLAKAIVTAALTAVTALVLVLGGLVCAIAFLPAAAGELASLPVLTGALGTVAYLVLIALLAFGIAALLRSTAGGIAVIAGITFVLPIAFQMLGFTGWEWVSVVSAYLPASLGSSLAVGTGAVDPSFGIALLAMAVWAAAALIPAGIAFQRRDAR